In Glycine max cultivar Williams 82 chromosome 7, Glycine_max_v4.0, whole genome shotgun sequence, a single window of DNA contains:
- the LOC100804764 gene encoding uncharacterized protein, giving the protein MSRKSKRVCFSPDVNDKPTLFLKYNGGGGNDKDNRVSRNGKRVTRPCTFRFSMDTNLSPAKFLLQLGEKVASAIRNVSVRRRSSRKVSSSTLVRSRSLSDLTDSHRAETVEDCIEFLHSSSSRERPS; this is encoded by the coding sequence ATGTCTAGAAAGAGCAAAAGGGTGTGCTTTAGTCCTGATGTCAACGACAAACCAACCCTCTTTCTCAAATACAATGGTGGTGGTGGCAACGACAAGGATAATAGAGTTTCAAGAAACGGGAAGAGGGTCACCAGACCATGCACTTTCAGATTTTCTATGGACACTAACTTGTCTCCTGCGAAGTTTCTACTGCAGCTAGGAGAAAAGGTGGCAAGTGCTATAAGAAACGTTTCTGTGAGAAGGAGATCCTCCAGAAAGGTTTCTTCATCCACTTTGGTTAGGTCACGTTCATTATCAGACCTCACTGATTCACACCGAGCCGAAACTGTAGAAGATTGCATTGAGTTCTTACATTCCTCCTCATCTAGGGAGAGACCAAGTTGA